In a genomic window of Pseudomonas putida:
- a CDS encoding MFS transporter — MPIALLALTLSAFAIGTTEFVIVGLLPTIGADLGVSLPSAGLLVSLYALGVAVGAPVLTALTGKVPRKLLLLSLMVLFTLGNLLAWKAPGYESLILARIVTGLAHGVFFSIGSTIATSLVPKEKAASAIAIMFTGLTVALVTGVPLGTFIGQHFGWRETFLAVSALGVIAFVGSLLFVPKNIAHSKPASLLQQLQVLKQPRLLLVYAMTAIGYGGSFIAFTFLAPILQDLSGFSAGTVSLVLLVYGVSVAVGNIWGGKLADKRGPISALKIIFALLAAVLFALTFTAGNPWLALATVLVWGAVAFGNVPGLQVYVVRQAEHHTPHAVDVASGLNIAAFNLGIAGGAWGGGLIVAHMGLIHTAWIGGLVVLVALALTAWSGRLDRLGPVYAESSTRVVASH, encoded by the coding sequence ATGCCCATTGCCTTGCTCGCGCTGACCCTCAGCGCCTTTGCCATCGGGACGACCGAGTTCGTCATCGTTGGCCTGTTACCCACCATCGGTGCCGACCTCGGGGTCAGTCTGCCGTCCGCCGGCCTGTTGGTCAGCCTGTATGCCTTGGGTGTCGCCGTCGGCGCACCGGTGCTGACCGCCCTGACCGGCAAGGTCCCGCGCAAACTGCTGTTGTTATCGCTGATGGTGCTGTTCACCCTCGGCAACCTGCTGGCCTGGAAAGCCCCCGGCTACGAGTCGCTGATCCTGGCGCGCATCGTGACCGGCCTGGCCCACGGCGTGTTTTTCTCGATCGGTTCGACCATCGCCACCAGTCTAGTGCCCAAGGAAAAAGCCGCCAGCGCGATCGCCATCATGTTCACCGGCCTGACCGTGGCGCTGGTGACGGGCGTACCGCTGGGCACTTTCATCGGTCAGCACTTCGGCTGGCGTGAAACCTTCCTCGCCGTGTCGGCATTGGGCGTGATCGCCTTTGTCGGCAGCCTGCTCTTTGTGCCGAAAAACATCGCCCACAGCAAACCCGCGTCGCTGTTGCAGCAACTGCAGGTGCTCAAGCAACCCCGGCTGTTGCTGGTGTACGCCATGACCGCCATCGGTTACGGCGGCTCGTTCATCGCCTTCACCTTCCTGGCGCCGATCCTTCAGGACCTCTCGGGCTTCAGCGCCGGCACGGTCAGCCTGGTGCTACTGGTGTATGGCGTCTCGGTCGCGGTGGGCAACATCTGGGGCGGCAAACTGGCTGACAAGCGCGGCCCGATCAGCGCCCTGAAAATCATCTTCGCCCTGCTCGCCGCCGTGCTGTTCGCACTGACCTTCACCGCCGGCAACCCGTGGCTGGCACTGGCCACCGTACTGGTCTGGGGCGCCGTGGCGTTCGGCAACGTGCCGGGGCTGCAGGTGTATGTGGTGCGCCAGGCAGAGCATCACACCCCTCATGCGGTGGATGTAGCCTCGGGCCTGAACATTGCCGCGTTCAACCTCGGGATTGCCGGTGGTGCCTGGGGTGGTGGCTTGATCGTGGCGCACATGGGCTTGATCCATACCGCGTGGATCGGTGGGCTGGTGGTGTTGGTGGCGCTGGCGTTGACGGCGTGGAGTGGGCGGTTGGATCGGTTGGGGCCGGTGTATGCCGAATCCTCGACTCGCGTAGTCGCCAGTCACTGA
- a CDS encoding DUF72 domain-containing protein, producing the protein MAAIHIGISGWRYTPWRGNFYPKGLPQRRELQFASRAVNSIEINGSFYALQRPARYAQWYAETPKHFVFSVKAPRFITHVKRLRDVHKPLANFFASGLLELREKLGPILWQFPPNFKFDAELFESFLEQLPDDTEQAAALARQHDSHLHGPASLRAYKKKPVRHAVEIRHDSFIDPAFVRLLKRYNTALVIADTAGKWPYREDITADFVYLRLHGAEELYASGYTTQALRHWAERIEAWHEGRQPGDPHLIAPRQKARVRKSREVFCYFDNDVKVRAPFDARRLLERFNLHRHLATAPGEPVAEGVLP; encoded by the coding sequence ATGGCGGCGATTCATATCGGTATTTCAGGTTGGCGCTACACGCCCTGGCGGGGGAATTTCTACCCAAAGGGGTTGCCCCAGAGACGCGAGTTGCAGTTCGCGTCGCGGGCCGTCAACAGCATCGAAATCAACGGATCGTTCTACGCCCTGCAACGCCCGGCACGCTACGCCCAGTGGTACGCCGAAACCCCGAAACACTTCGTCTTCAGCGTCAAGGCTCCGCGCTTCATCACCCACGTCAAACGTCTGCGCGATGTCCATAAACCCCTGGCGAATTTCTTTGCCTCCGGGCTCCTGGAGCTTCGGGAAAAGCTCGGCCCGATCCTCTGGCAATTCCCGCCCAACTTCAAATTCGACGCCGAACTGTTCGAGTCTTTCCTTGAACAATTGCCCGACGATACTGAGCAAGCCGCCGCCCTCGCCCGTCAGCACGACTCACACCTGCACGGCCCTGCCAGCCTGCGCGCGTACAAGAAAAAACCCGTGCGCCACGCCGTGGAAATCCGCCACGACAGCTTCATCGATCCGGCGTTTGTCCGCCTGCTCAAACGCTACAACACCGCACTGGTGATCGCCGACACCGCAGGGAAATGGCCGTATCGCGAAGACATCACCGCCGACTTCGTCTACCTGCGCCTGCACGGCGCCGAAGAACTCTACGCCAGCGGTTACACCACCCAGGCCCTGCGGCACTGGGCCGAGCGGATCGAGGCCTGGCACGAGGGACGGCAACCCGGTGATCCGCACCTGATCGCACCCCGGCAGAAAGCCCGTGTGCGTAAATCCCGCGAAGTGTTCTGCTATTTCGATAACGACGTGAAAGTTCGTGCGCCCTTCGATGCACGTCGCCTGCTGGAGCGTTTCAATCTGCACCGCCATCTGGCGACCGCCCCCGGAGAGCCCGTCGCCGAAGGAGTGCTGCCATGA